From a single Callithrix jacchus isolate 240 chromosome 5, calJac240_pri, whole genome shotgun sequence genomic region:
- the KRTAP17-1 gene encoding keratin-associated protein 17-1: MGCCPGDCFTCCTQEQNCCEECCCQPACCGCCGSCCGCGGSGCGGSGCGGGCCGSSCCGSGCGGGGCGGCGGCGGGCCGSSCCGSSCCGCCAPVCCQPTPVCDTK; this comes from the coding sequence ATGGGGTGCTGCCCTGGGGACTGCTTCACCTGCTGCACTCAGGAGCAAAACTGCTGTGAAGAGTGCTGCTGTCAGCCGGCCTGCTGCGGCTGTTGCGGCTCCTGCTGTGGCTGTGGGGGCTCTGGCTGCGGGGGCTCTGGCTGCGGGGGTGGCTGCTGTGGATCGTCCTGCTGTGGATCTGGCTGCGGGGGTGGAGGCTGTGGAGGCTGCGGAGGCTGTGGAGGTGGCTGCTGCGGGTCCAGTTGCTGTGGGTCCAGCTGCTGCGggtgctgtgcacctgtgtgCTGCCAGCCCACACCTGTATGCGACACAAAATGA